GGTCGCTGTCGCGGAGGTCGGGAGCCTCGACCACCACTGGGGACGCATCGTCCGCGGCGGCGGCCTGGCCCGCGCGTAGGCCCCACACCAACCCTTCGAGCAGACTCGTCGAGGCGAGCCGGTTCGCGCCATGAACTCCGGTTCGGGAGCACTCCCCGACCGCGAACAGCCGATCGAGGCTCGTCCGCCCGTGAGAATCGACGTCGATTCCGCCGCATACGAAGTGCTCGGCGGGCGACACCGGAATCCCTGTCTCAACGTCGACGCCGCGCTCGTCGCACTTCGCGGCGAGGTCCGGGAACTCCTCTTCGAAGTCGAGCGGCGAGACGTCGAGCACGACATCGCCGGTCCGGTCGCGCTCGCTCGCCACGGCGCGCGCGACCACGTCCCGCGGCGCGAGTTCGGCGTCAGGGTGGTAGTCAGGCATGAATCGTTCTTCCTCGTCGTTCCGGAGCAGTGCGCCCTCCCCACGGACGGCTTCGCTCAGCAGGAACGGTTCGTCTCCCGCATACGCCGTCGGATGGAACTGGACGTACTCCATGTCGGATACATCTACGCCGGCGAGCGCCGCCATCGCGATCCCATCGCCGGTCGCGCCCTCGGGGTTGGTCGAACGGTCGTAGAGTGCGCCGATCCCGCCCGTGGCGAGCACGGTCGCGCCGGCATAGATCGGTTCGACGGTCGAATCGGACTCGACCATCGCGCCGTGGACCCGGCCCTCGCGGGTGAGGAGTTCGAGCGCCGCGGTGTCCTCGCGGATCGCCACGTTCGGATGGTCGTCGAGATGCGAGAGGAACGGGCCGAGGACGTGGCGGCCGGTGCTCGCGTTCACGTGGAGAATTCGGCGCTCGCCGTGGGCGGCCTCGCGGCCGTATGCGAACCCGGCGTCGTCCTCGTCGGTGTCGAACGGCACGTCGAGCGTCTCCACGAGCACGTCCTCGACGGCGTCGTTCGCGTTCTCCACGAGGACGTCGACCGCCTCGGGGTCGGCCGCGCCGTCGCTCGCCGTGAGGATGTCCTGCTTGAACTCTTCGGGGTGCTCGCGCGAGACCGCGATGCCGCCCTGGGCCCACCAGCTCGTCGCGTCCGCCGGGCGCTCGGCCTTCGTCACGAGCAACACGTCTTGGCCTGCGCGTGCGGCCGCGAGCGCCGCCGCACAGCCCGCGACGCCGCTGCCGATTACCAGCGTTTCGGCGGTCGTCGCGTTCGTGTCGTCGGTTTCGTCCGTCTCGCTCGCAGCCTCGCTGCCGTCCGCTTCGGTGCCAGGCACGGTCAGATCTCCAGCATTCGGTCGAGCGCCACGCCGGCGAGTTCCTTTTCGTCGGGCGCGACTTCGATCACGTTTCGCTCGCGGCCCTCGACCAGCTCTTCGAGCACCCACGTCAGGTAGTTCGGGTCGATCTGGCGCATCGCGTTGCAGTCCATGCACGCGTCGCCGCAGAGGGGAAGGACCTCGATCTCGGGATGCCACCGCGCGAGGTGGTTCGCGAGGTGGATTTCGGTCCCGATCGCCCACGTCTCACCGGGATCGGCCTCGGCCACCGTATCGGTGATCGTACTGGTCGAGCCCACCACGTCCGCAGCCTCGACGACCTCGCGGCGGCACTCGGGATGGACGACCACGTTCGCGTCGGGGTGGTCCTCCCGAATCTCCTCGACGTGACTCTCGCGGAAGCGCTCGTGGACCTGGCAGTACCCCTCCCAGAGCACGATGTCGGCCGCCGCGACCTCGCTCGCGTCCTTGCCCTCGGGGTCCCACGGGTCCCACACAGCAGTATCGTCTTCCATCCCCAACCGGTGAGCGGTGTTCTCTCCGAGGTGTTTGTCGGGGAGAAAGAGCACCTTGTCGCCGCGCTCGAAGGCGTACTCGAAGGCCCTGTGGGCGTTCGAAGACGTGCAGACGAGCCCGCCCTGCTCGGCACAAAAGGCCTTCAGGTCGGCGTAGGAGTTCATGTACGTCACCGGGATGATGTTCTCGTCGGGTGCAGCGTCGGTGATCTCCGCCCACGCGGCGTCGACCTGGAGGGCTTCTGCCATCCCCGCCATCGGGCAAGAGGCCTCCATCGAGGGGAGGATGACTGTTTGAGAGTCGTCGGTGATGATGTCCGCGGATTCGGCCATGAACGTCACGCCGCAGAACACGACGTGATCGGCGTCGGCCTCGGCGGCGCGCTTCGAGAGGGCGTACGAATCGCCGATGAAGTCGGCGTGCTCGACGATCTCCTCGCGCTGGTAGTTGTGCCCGAGCACGAGGACGTCGTCGCCGAGTTCGTCGAGCGCCCGCCCGATGCGCTCCGTACGCTCGGATTCGGACAGTTCCCGGTATCGTGGTGGGAGATGTTCCAGATTGTCGTATTTGAACAGGCTGAGGTCGGTTTCGAGGTCCGTTGTTTCCAGTTCTGGCATGTGTTTCGAGACTCCGGTAGCACTAGCCCACGGTGGCCATTATTGAAAATATTTTCTCTTCAAAACGTATCTGCCGGGACCACAAGCTATCGATTTCGACAACAGGAGGATCCGATCGCCGCGAACCGGGCTCAGCGCGCGTCGTAGACGATCTCGCCGTCGATGATCGTTGCCGCGACATCGATGGCCGCGATGTCGTCTGGCTGGTCCCACGGCGAGCGGTCGAGCGCGACGAGATCGCCACGCTTGCCTGGTTCGATCGTTCCCAGCCGATCCTCGTCGAAGCCGGCGTACGCCGCGCCGCGGGTGTACGCCCGGAGCGCCTCGGTCACGGGGAGTCGCTGGACGTCGGCGGGCGCGTTCACGGAGTGGTGGACGCCAAGCAGCGGGTCGAGCGGCATGCAGTCGCTGCCGAAGGCGAGTCGAACTCCGGCGTCGCGGAGTTCTCGAAGTGGGTTCGAGCGTCGCCGGCGCTCGGAACCGATCCGGGCGTCGTAGAGCCCTCCCTCATCCGCCCACTTCAGGAAGTTCGGCTGGACCGACGCCACCACGTCGAGATCGGCGAAGCGGTCGATGGCCCCATCGAAGGGAAGTTCGGCGTGCTCGATCCGGTGACGTGCGCCGCCGGGATCGTCGGTCGCCGCGTAGGCCGCGAGGACCTCGTCGACCGCCCTGTCGCCGATGGCGTGGGCCGTCACCTGGAAGCCGGCGCCGTCGGCACGTTCGACGATCTCACGGAGTTCGGCGGGCGGAACGACCCACTGACCAGTGGCCCCGCCGTCAGCGGTTTCGGTCTCAGTGTCGGCGTACGGCTCGGTCAGTTTCGCGGTCCGTGCGCCGATGCTCCCGTCGGTGAAGGTCTTGATCGCGCCCGTCCGCACGAACTCGCTGCCGTGGTTGGTCGCGAGGCCGGTTTCGATCGCGGCGTCGAGGTGATCGCTCCAGTAGTTGATTCGGACTCGGAGCGCGAGCTCCCCTGCGGAATCGAGGTCGCGGTAGACCCGCGGTGCGTGGGAGTGCCGGATCATGTCGTGGACGCCGGTGACGCCGCGTTCGTTGGCGTGTTCCTGGGCGGCAAGGAGGAGGTCGCGGGTCTCGTTGCGGTCGGGCGCGATCGCTTCTCGAACGGGGCCGAGCGCATCCTCGACGAGCACGCCCGTGGGATCGCCGTTCTCGGTTCGGACATCGCCCTCGGGAAGCCGGTCGCCGAGGCGATCGAGGGCGACGCCGTTCACGCCCCCGGTGTGCATGTCCTCGCGGAACGCGACCACCGGTCGCGTCTCGCTCACCCGATCGAGGTCTTCCCGGTCGAGATAGCGCGACTCCTCCCACGCGCTCTCGTCGTAGCCGAAGCCCAGAACCCACTCGCGGTCGGTCTCACCGTCGTCGAGTTCGTCGGCGCGCTCTGCGAGCAGCGAGACCGCTTCGTCGGGCGAGGTGGCGTCGGCGAGGTCGGCGTGGACGAGGCGCTTGCCGAGCTCCTCCATATGCGTGTGGGCGTCGATGAATCCCGGGAGGAGCACGCGGCCGTCGAGGTCGATCGTGTGGGTGTCGACGCCCGCGAGGAAGTCGATCTCGTACGTCGACCCCACCCGGATGATCTCGCCGTCGCGGACGGCGACCGCCTCGGCGGTCTCGTCGGGATCGGTCAGCGTGTGGACCGCGGCGTTCGTAAGCACCAGATCCGCAGCGTCGGTCATGGCGTTGGAACGATCGGGTGGGCAATAAGGATACAGCCAGCGAAGCGGGCGTGTAGGATGGGTGATGAGCCAATGCCGAGTACGATGGTACTGATGTCGCTGCTGCGGTAGTTGTGGTTGGCGCGCGGGAGCGCGCCAAAGCGCGCGACTCGTGCGAGGGATGACCGAGGGAGCGCAACGACCGAGGGAGTCGGTTGGGGAGGCTCGTGGCTTGTGGTTCTCATTTGTGTCGGCATCGTAGCGGTCTCGACGACGGTGATAGTCACCGGACATCCTCATGACACGAAGCAGTCCTAGCCAGCAAGCACACCAGAGAGGGTAACGCTTAGGCGGCGGCCACCCGCTGTCGAGGTATGAGCGACGCTGCCGACCTCGCCGAGCGCGTTCGATCGGGCGACCTCGCGCTCCACGACCTCGACGATCACGCCGATCCCGCAACCGCGACCGAAGCCCGACGTCGGGTCGTCGCGCGCGCGACCGACACCGATCTCGACGGGGTGGGAGCAACTGCCCTCGATCCAACCGACGCCGTCGGAACGACCATCGAGAACATGATCGGCGCAGTCGAAATCCCGCTCGGCGTCGCCGGCCCTCTTCCTGTGGCGGGCGGCGCGGCCGACGACGAACACTACCTTCCGCTCGCGACAACCGAGGGCGCGCTGGTCGCCTCGGTCAACCGCGGCTGTTCGATCCTCCGCGCGGCCGAGGGCGCGAACGCCAGGGTCACGAAGCGCTCGATGACCCGCGCGCCAGTCTTTCGAGTGGCCGATGTGGTCGAGGCCGAGGCGGTCGTCTCGTGGGTGCGCGAGAACCGCGACGCACTCCGGAACGCCGCCGAGGAGACCACGAGCCACGGCGAACTCACGGACGTGACGCCCTACGTCGTGGGTGACTCGGTGTTCCTCCGCTTCGGTTACGACACCAAGGACGCGATGGGGATGAACATGGCGACCATCGCCACGCGAGCGGCCAGCGAGGTAGTCGAAGCCGAGACGTCCGCCGACCTCGTGGCGCTGTCGGGCAACCTCTGTACCGACAAGAAGCCCGCCGCGATCAACGCGGTCGAGGGTCGCGGTCGGAGCGTGGTGGCCGACGTGACGATCCCGAACGAGGTGGTGGAGGATCGACTCCACGCCACGCCCGACGCGATCGCCGAGGTCAACACCCGAAAGAACCTCATCGGGTCGGCGAAAGCCGGAAGTTTGGGATTCAACGCCCACGCCGCGAACGTGGTGGCGGGCGTCTTCCTCGCCACCGGCCAGGACGCCGCTCAGGTGGTCGAGGGAGCGAACGCGATCACGACCGTCGAAGCCAGGGGAGACGAACTCTACGCCAGCGTCTCGCTCGCGAGTCTCGAAGTCGGAACGGTGGGTGGCGGGACGAAACTGCCCACCCAGTCGGCAGCGCTCTCGCTGCTCGGCGTGGCTGGGGGTGGCGACCCGCCCGGCGCGAACGCCGACCGCCTCGCGGAAGTGATCGCCGCGGGCGCGCTCGCTGGCGAACTCTCCCTCCTCGGAGCGCTCGCCTCACGGAACCTGTCGAGCGCCCACGAAGAGCTTGGACGGTGAGGCCCGACCGGCGCTGCGACCGCCGCCACACGAGACCGGTGCCGACATAACCGGCGAGCCAGTAGGCGAGCCATGACCGAGATCGATCGCGTCCGTGCCGAGCCAGATCTCGTCGTGACGGCGCTCCAGCAGAAGTTCCTCGAACCCAACCCCGTCGGCGAGCCCGCGATCCGTGTCGCGCCCGACGGCGAGGCGGAGCTGTTCGTCCACGAGGACGGGTTCGAACAGCCCGCGGAGGGTGTCGATCTGCATCCCGAGCGCTTCGTCGGCGACGAACTCGATCTCCCCGATCCCGACGCCGATCTCGACGACGAGGCGATCGAGGCACTCGGCGAGCGGCTCGGCTCGGAGGTTCGACCGGCGCTGCGGAACGACGTCGATCTCAACGCCGACCGCGACGAGGCCGAACACATCGTCCCGGTCGAGTACGAATCCAACGACCCGTAGTTCAGCGTCACGATCCGGTTCGATCGGATCGACGAACGACGGACTCCTTCTATCGCATCTGCCCCACGAGAAACGCACAGCCGCCGGCGAGCACCGCAACGCCGACGACCAGCACGGTGCCGCTGGCGAGCGCGGTCGCACCGACCACGAGACCGAACCCGCCCGCGCCGATCGCGTGGGCGAGCCCGATCAACCGGCGACCGCGCCGGAGATACACCACCGCACCGAGCCCGAACCCGAGCGTGAGGACCGCCCCGGAGAGGACGAACGGCGGGGTCGGAGTCCCGAAGATCGGAATCGGTTCGACCACGGGTTCGAGGAGGAAGAGCAGGCCGGCGAGCCCGACCAGCGTGCCGACCACGAGCGGCGCGGGGTCGAGATCACGCTTGCCCGTCACAGGAGTCGGTACGCGCCGTCGTTCCGGCTCGCCTCGCCCTGTTGGACGAGTCGGTCGAGCGCGCGCTCGGTGAACGCGGTGGACACGTCACGCGCGGTCGCGTACGCGATGACAGCCTCCTCGGTCGGCTCATCGAGTTCGTCGACGGCGTTTCGGACCGTGTCGAGCCGGCTCGGGCTTCCCGCGGCCGCCCCGCTCGTCGCGCCCTCGCCCGCTTCGGAGACTGCCTCGGCGTCGAGGCCCGACTCCTGGAGGTACGTCGTCTCGTCCATCCGTTCGTTCTCGGCGCGCGTTTCGAGCGTTGCGAACGAATCGAGGTCGTCGGGCGCGTGGTCGCTGCGGTCGGCGAGCAGCGCGGTGCGGGCCTCGCGCGCGGCGTCGGCGGCGTCAGTCTCGGCAAATTTCGTGAGCTTCGGGTACTGATGGCGCGCGCCACACGAGGGACAGGACGTGGTCTCGGGACGGCCCTCGACCACCCACAGCGCGCTGCACTCGCTGCAGCCGACCACCGCATACATGCCCCTTTCTCCGGTCCGCGATCGGTTGAACCTTTAGGTACATCGGCCGTGTGATGTCCGCATGAAGACCGTTGCGACGGCCGATCGCGAGACCACCGAGGCGGTTGAGGGTGTTTCGGTCACAGTGCTCGCGAGCGGCGAGGCGATGAACGTCCAGGCGTTCACGATCGATTCTGGAGCCAGCGTCCCGGCGCACAGCCACCACCACGAACAGGCGGGCTACCTGTTCGCGGGCCACGCGACGTTCGTCCTTGACGACGAGGAACACGAAGTCGGCCCCGAAGGATCGTACGCCATCCCCGCCGACGAGGCGCACGCGGTCGAGAACCGTGGCGACGCGATCGTTCGCGGTGTCGAGTGCTTCAGCCCGCCCAGACCGCGCCCCAACTGGATGGACTGATCACGGGGGCGAACGATGGCGGCTGTCGGTGACGAGAGCTGTCGGACCCGATCAGCCACCGCCAAACGATCGACGGCGACTGACCGAGTCCGTTATGCGGTGTCCGACTCCTCGGCCTCGTCGAGCGCCGCGAGATCCCGCTCGTCGTTGTACTCGTTTGGTCCGCCCGCCTCGCCCGAGAGCTCGTCGTAGAGCGACTCGCGAACCTCCTCGGGCGTGTCGTACTCGTCGTCCAGCCGGTCGAACACGCTGCCCATCGATTCGGTCTCGTTCGGGAGGTCGAGCGGTTGGTCGGCGTACTCGGTGGCGAGTTCCTCGCTTCTGACGGGGTACTT
This sequence is a window from Halococcus salifodinae DSM 8989. Protein-coding genes within it:
- a CDS encoding DUF5789 family protein is translated as MPIDDRAEDPRDRQHERAEHVENILDEVETDVRDRKYPVRSEELATEYADQPLDLPNETESMGSVFDRLDDEYDTPEEVRESLYDELSGEAGGPNEYNDERDLAALDEAEESDTA
- a CDS encoding cupin domain-containing protein; the protein is MKTVATADRETTEAVEGVSVTVLASGEAMNVQAFTIDSGASVPAHSHHHEQAGYLFAGHATFVLDDEEHEVGPEGSYAIPADEAHAVENRGDAIVRGVECFSPPRPRPNWMD
- a CDS encoding L-aspartate oxidase, yielding MPGTEADGSEAASETDETDDTNATTAETLVIGSGVAGCAAALAAARAGQDVLLVTKAERPADATSWWAQGGIAVSREHPEEFKQDILTASDGAADPEAVDVLVENANDAVEDVLVETLDVPFDTDEDDAGFAYGREAAHGERRILHVNASTGRHVLGPFLSHLDDHPNVAIREDTAALELLTREGRVHGAMVESDSTVEPIYAGATVLATGGIGALYDRSTNPEGATGDGIAMAALAGVDVSDMEYVQFHPTAYAGDEPFLLSEAVRGEGALLRNDEEERFMPDYHPDAELAPRDVVARAVASERDRTGDVVLDVSPLDFEEEFPDLAAKCDERGVDVETGIPVSPAEHFVCGGIDVDSHGRTSLDRLFAVGECSRTGVHGANRLASTSLLEGLVWGLRAGQAAAADDASPVVVEAPDLRDSDPALPEAFAEEKFGRLRRTMDEYVGLARTPDGLRRASAAVRRLKGEVDAYVRTRTSRELYELRAATVTALLIVRAASENAESRGCHHLVDESADTTDASEENEVHAGRP
- a CDS encoding amidohydrolase gives rise to the protein MTDAADLVLTNAAVHTLTDPDETAEAVAVRDGEIIRVGSTYEIDFLAGVDTHTIDLDGRVLLPGFIDAHTHMEELGKRLVHADLADATSPDEAVSLLAERADELDDGETDREWVLGFGYDESAWEESRYLDREDLDRVSETRPVVAFREDMHTGGVNGVALDRLGDRLPEGDVRTENGDPTGVLVEDALGPVREAIAPDRNETRDLLLAAQEHANERGVTGVHDMIRHSHAPRVYRDLDSAGELALRVRINYWSDHLDAAIETGLATNHGSEFVRTGAIKTFTDGSIGARTAKLTEPYADTETETADGGATGQWVVPPAELREIVERADGAGFQVTAHAIGDRAVDEVLAAYAATDDPGGARHRIEHAELPFDGAIDRFADLDVVASVQPNFLKWADEGGLYDARIGSERRRRSNPLRELRDAGVRLAFGSDCMPLDPLLGVHHSVNAPADVQRLPVTEALRAYTRGAAYAGFDEDRLGTIEPGKRGDLVALDRSPWDQPDDIAAIDVAATIIDGEIVYDAR
- a CDS encoding DUF5817 domain-containing protein is translated as MYAVVGCSECSALWVVEGRPETTSCPSCGARHQYPKLTKFAETDAADAAREARTALLADRSDHAPDDLDSFATLETRAENERMDETTYLQESGLDAEAVSEAGEGATSGAAAGSPSRLDTVRNAVDELDEPTEEAVIAYATARDVSTAFTERALDRLVQQGEASRNDGAYRLL
- the hmgA gene encoding hydroxymethylglutaryl-CoA reductase (NADPH) produces the protein MSDAADLAERVRSGDLALHDLDDHADPATATEARRRVVARATDTDLDGVGATALDPTDAVGTTIENMIGAVEIPLGVAGPLPVAGGAADDEHYLPLATTEGALVASVNRGCSILRAAEGANARVTKRSMTRAPVFRVADVVEAEAVVSWVRENRDALRNAAEETTSHGELTDVTPYVVGDSVFLRFGYDTKDAMGMNMATIATRAASEVVEAETSADLVALSGNLCTDKKPAAINAVEGRGRSVVADVTIPNEVVEDRLHATPDAIAEVNTRKNLIGSAKAGSLGFNAHAANVVAGVFLATGQDAAQVVEGANAITTVEARGDELYASVSLASLEVGTVGGGTKLPTQSAALSLLGVAGGGDPPGANADRLAEVIAAGALAGELSLLGALASRNLSSAHEELGR
- the nadA gene encoding quinolinate synthase NadA, which encodes MPELETTDLETDLSLFKYDNLEHLPPRYRELSESERTERIGRALDELGDDVLVLGHNYQREEIVEHADFIGDSYALSKRAAEADADHVVFCGVTFMAESADIITDDSQTVILPSMEASCPMAGMAEALQVDAAWAEITDAAPDENIIPVTYMNSYADLKAFCAEQGGLVCTSSNAHRAFEYAFERGDKVLFLPDKHLGENTAHRLGMEDDTAVWDPWDPEGKDASEVAAADIVLWEGYCQVHERFRESHVEEIREDHPDANVVVHPECRREVVEAADVVGSTSTITDTVAEADPGETWAIGTEIHLANHLARWHPEIEVLPLCGDACMDCNAMRQIDPNYLTWVLEELVEGRERNVIEVAPDEKELAGVALDRMLEI